A stretch of DNA from Archangium lipolyticum:
CGGCGCCGTCATCGACGTGAACCGCAAGCTCGGCGAGCCCCTGGCGCCCATCGAGCCCAAGGAGAAGGTGCTGGAGCACATCGCCGGGCTGCTGGATCAAGCCAAGGGACATCTAGCGGCCGGTGGGGAGGAGTTCCCCTTCCCGCTGAGCTCTGGGTTCGAGGACTTCTACAAGCCCGACACCAAGCCGAAGCCCATCACGGTCAAGAACTTCATCAAGGTCAACCGCGCGCTGAAGGCGCGAGTGGACGTGTACCGGCAGGATTGGCCCCAGGCGCTGATCGACCTGTCCGAGTCGTTCATCACCGACGATCCCAAGCTGCTCGACCTGGGCGTGTACCACGCCTTCGGGACGGGCTCGGGCGACACGCAGAACCAGCTCAACGACGCCGACATCTTCGCGCACCCGTCCATCATCACGGACGCGGAGAAGCAGGCGGACGGGACGACGCCGGATGCCCGCGTGGTGGGCAAGGTGAAGAAGGCCGACAAGCCGCGCACCTGGCAGGAAGTCACGGCGGAGCATGTCTTCACGCACTACCCGACGGATACCTCGAAGCTGCCCATCATCCGCAACGAGGAGCTCCTCCTCCTGCGGGCCGAGGCCAACCTCCAGCTGAACGACCTCGAGGCCGCCCTGGATGACATCAACCTCATCCGGGTCAACTCCGGCAAGCTGGCGCCGATCACCGAGACGCTCGGCAAGGACCTCATGGTGAACGAGCTGCTCAAGCAGCGCCGCTACTCGCTGCTCTTCGAGGGCGGGCACCGGTGGATCGACATGCGCCGCTACAACAAGCTGGGCGAGCTGCCGCTCGACGTCGCGGGGCACCGCGTCCACGAGGCGTTCCCCATCCCCATCGCGGAGACGAAGGCGCGCCAGCCGCAGCCGTAGTCCGCGGTCGACGCTCCAAACATGACGGGCGGGCACCTGGTCTGGGTGCCCGCCCGTTGTGTTTCAGAGGTGCTTCTCGAGGCTCACTGCACCGCGAAGATCAGGTCGTCGTGGTCGTCGTAGGCGCCGGTGCTGCACGAGGACGCGCTGCCCTGGTAGCGGAAGTTGGCGCGGATGGCCTGCAGGGTTCCGGTGGGCAGCGTGTACGTGGCGGAGATGGTCTGCGCGCCGGTGCCGCTCGGGCTGAACGTGCCGATGAGCGTCCAGGTGGGGGTGTTGGCGTTGGCCGCGTAGTACAGGTCCAGCTTGTCCGCCGTGCTGGAGTAGGCCCACACCTTCGCCTCGATCTTCACCTGCTTGCCGGCGGTCAGCTTCGTGCCGTCCACCGAGGACACCTTGAGGGCGTCATTCGACTCGTCGGAGTGGTAGGTGCCCGAGGTGCCGTCCGCGCAGGTGGACTTGATGGTGTTGGGCGCGTTCGCCTCGGGGCCCCGGCTGGCGCGGCCGTTGAGCAGCGTGCCCGAGTCACAGCCGATACCCACCGTGGCGCACTTGGGGGCCTTCAGCGTCGCGTCGTAGGTCGCCACGGGGATGGTGCTGCCACCACCGTCACCACCCGTGGGGGGCGGGGTGTTGCCGGTCGTCGCGCCCTTGGCCACCTCACCGATGAAGGCCACG
This window harbors:
- a CDS encoding RagB/SusD family nutrient uptake outer membrane protein is translated as MKIRNMKKMTKVALALCATMGLGGCGLEVPDLNRPSVESLEETPTRSGVMAAATGLLVDTRTGMATQNGYVALLGVLGREAYVMDTADPRYIGEMLAGSGLDPGSPAFGGSFWTNPYASIRDANTLLNALDKVAGVTDAEKEAIRGFAKTIQALDFLAVINTRDTNGAVIDVNRKLGEPLAPIEPKEKVLEHIAGLLDQAKGHLAAGGEEFPFPLSSGFEDFYKPDTKPKPITVKNFIKVNRALKARVDVYRQDWPQALIDLSESFITDDPKLLDLGVYHAFGTGSGDTQNQLNDADIFAHPSIITDAEKQADGTTPDARVVGKVKKADKPRTWQEVTAEHVFTHYPTDTSKLPIIRNEELLLLRAEANLQLNDLEAALDDINLIRVNSGKLAPITETLGKDLMVNELLKQRRYSLLFEGGHRWIDMRRYNKLGELPLDVAGHRVHEAFPIPIAETKARQPQP